CCTGGCGGTGTTCGTCGTGGGCATGGGGATGTTTTCGATCTTCCTGTTCCTGACCTATTACCTGGAGGCCAGCCTCGGCTACTCGCCGATCAAGACCGGTCTGGCGTTCCTGCCGATGGTCGCGGGCATCGTCGCTTCGTCGACCACGCTGCCTTCACTGCTGCTGCCCAGGGTCGGTCCGAAGATCGTGGTCAGTGCCAGCTTCGTTGTCGCGGCAGCCGGTATGGCCTTGCTGACGCAGCTTGAGCTGGACAGTGGCTACGTCGCCGACATCATGCCCGGTCTGATCCTGCTCGGCCTCGGCCTCGGCGGGGTGATGACCACCTCGTTCCAGGGAGCGACCGCAGGTGTGCACCATGAGGACACGGGCGTCGCCTCGGCGCTGAGCAACACCAACCAGCAGGTGGGTGGCTCGATCAGCACCGCGCTGCTGACCACCGTTGCCTCATCGGCCGGGACCGACTACCTGTCCTCGCACAAGCCCGGCGCGCTGACCGTGGCACAGGCCGGGGTCGAGAGCTACACGGCCACCCTGGCGTGGGGCGCCGGGTTCTTCGTGGTCGGTGCGGTGCTCACGGCGTTCCTGATGTCGAATGCGGCTCTGGCGCCGTCGGAGGGTGAGCCCGTCATCGCCCACTGAGGCGCGGACGGTCGGTTCTTTACGGCTCGGCGACGGTCCTCCTCTGGGGGTCGTCGCCAAGCCGCCGTTGAGGCCCCGGATGTCGTCTCTGCCGCGCGGCCGGTGGCGGCTATCCCGTACACCATGGAAACCGATCGGTTTCTATTTCGCCGGAATCGAGCTACCCTCACCGCATGAGCACCGAAGTGAAGGCCAGTCCCCGGGAGCGGCTGCTGGATGCGGCGGCCACGCTCACCTACCGAGACGGCGTCGGCATCGGCATCGACGCGCTGTGCAAGTCGGCGGGGGTGTCCAAGCGCTCCATGTACCAGCTCTTCGAGAGCAAGGACGAACTGCTGGCAGCGAGCCTGGAGCAACGCGCTTCCGCCTTCGTTACAGCACTCCTGCCCGCGGCCGACGACGGCCGCTCACCCCGCGCGCGGATCCTGCATGTCTTCGAGCAGGTGGAACGGCAGGCGGGGGCGCCCGAGTTCCGGGGCTGTCGGTACCTGGCGGTGCAGATCGAGCTCAAGGACCAGAGCCACCCCGCCAGCCAGGTGGCCCACCGGATCAAGGGAAACCTGACGGCCTTCTTCCGGGCCGAGGCCGAACAGGGCGGAGCTGCCGATCCCGACCTGCTGGCCCGACAGCTCAGCCTGGTCTTCGACGGCGCCAGCGCCCGCGCGGGGATCGGAGCCGACAACCTCACCGGCCTCATCGCCCCCACGGTGGCCACCCTGCTCGATGCGGCAGACATGCGCTGACAGTCGCCGTCGGGGCAGGCCCGTAGCGGATCTGATCTCGAGATCCCGGAGGGCATCGCCGCTGGGCGGAAGCCCGATGCCGTAAGGGCGTTGCCGAATCGCCCGCAACATGGTCATGGCTCCCGCGCCGAAGCCGGACCCCGACCAGCCGGGCGGGTTCCTGCCCAATGGGGCTGCCGCCAAAGCCAGGCTGAACCGTTCGATCTACGGCAAATCTGGTCGCGTGGATGGCCCTGCCACACGTCGCCACGGGGTCCGTCGCAACCACCTTCGGACAGTGCCGGTTGGCGCTGGATCGTAGTGGTGGTCCCGCCATAGCCTGCGCAGGTGCCGGAACTCGTAGTCGCGTCCGGCATCGGAGTCTTCCAGGGTCTCAGCCCGGAGAACCGGGGGAGGGGGCGGGCGCTACAGCCCACCGCAGTTTCCAGCTGTGGTGGTGGTCTTGAGCGACTCGGAGGGGGCCGTTGACCTGCGGGCCCATCACCCGCCGTGTTTGCGGGTGGTGTGGATCAGCGTTTCAGCTTCGGAGGGGCGCCCGGCCAGCTGACCAGCGGTGCGGATCGGTTCGTCGGTCATGCCCTGTTTCACCAGTTGGATCGCCTCATGGATCCCGTCTCCGTTGCCGCGGTCGAGCATGGCCAGAAACCAGCCGCGCGGCCTGGACCGGGTCCGGCGCTGCTTCCAGGCTGTCGCGGTACTGGCACCCAACGGCAAACATCGAAAGAGCACCTCGGCCAGGAAGGCATCCGCCTCAACTCCGCGGGCCGTGCGGTACATG
Above is a genomic segment from Streptomyces sp. R21 containing:
- a CDS encoding TetR/AcrR family transcriptional regulator; translated protein: MSTEVKASPRERLLDAAATLTYRDGVGIGIDALCKSAGVSKRSMYQLFESKDELLAASLEQRASAFVTALLPAADDGRSPRARILHVFEQVERQAGAPEFRGCRYLAVQIELKDQSHPASQVAHRIKGNLTAFFRAEAEQGGAADPDLLARQLSLVFDGASARAGIGADNLTGLIAPTVATLLDAADMR